The genomic DNA CGGCAACGGCCGCGGGCCAGGGCCGGGAGAAGCGGACTTGACGCAATCCCTTAACAGGAAAGGAGATCGACGATGTGGCATATGTACCTTCCCATCGCCGGGAACAGCGTAAACGTGATCCTCATCTTCGCCTTGGGCGGATTCGTGGGTCTTATGTCCGGCATTTTCGGCGTGGGAGGCGGTTTTCTGATGACGCCCCTGCTGATCATGTTCGGAATCCCACCGACCGTGGCCGCGGCGTCCGACTCTAACCAGATCGTCGGTGCGTCCACCTCGGGCTGTCTGGCGCACTACCGCCTCGGCAACGTGGACTTCAAGATGGGCCTGCTGCTCCTGGTGGGCGGCGTGGTCGGCGGGTTCGGCGGCGTGCAGGCCATCAAGATCCTCAAGGCCATGGGCAACGCCGACTTCCTCATCAACGTCACCTACGTGCTCATGCTCGGTTTCGTCGGCTCCTACATGTTCATCGAAAGCCTCCAGGGCATGCGCAAGACCGCGCAGCCCGCGCCGACAGAGGCCGCCCCCAAGAAGAAATCCCGCTACGCGGCCATGCTGGAGAAGCTGCCCTTCCAGACGGACTTCCAGAAGTCCGGAGTGCGCCTCTCCCTGCTCATGCCCCTGGTGCTGGGCGGCCTGGTGGGCGTGCTCGCGGCCATCATGGGCGTCGGCGGCGGCTTCATCATGGTTCCGGTCATGGTCTACCTCCTGCGCATGCCCATGCACGTGGTGGTCGGCACCAGCCTGTTCCAGATTCTCTTCACCTGCATCAACGTGACCATCCTCCAGTCCTACACCAACCACACCGTGGACTTCGTGCTGGCCCTGCTGCTCCTGCTCGGCTCCACCATCGGCGCCCAGTTCGGAACGCGGATCAGCAAGCACCTCAAGGGCGAACAGCTCAAGATTCTGCTCGCCACCCTGGTGCTGGCGGTCATGGTCAAGATGCTGCTCAACCTGCTGCTCACTCCCGACGTGCTGCTGGCCTACACCGGAGGACATTAACAATGAAGAAGACCAGCCTGAACATCGCGGCCCTGGCCCTGGCCTTGACCTTGACGCTGATCCTCTCCTGCGGACCGCTCTTCGCGGCCCAGGACAGCACCCTCAAGCTCCTGTCCGACAAGATCGACATCGGCACCAACTACAACGGCACGAGCCTTTCCATGTCCGGGACCATCCCCGAAGGCGGCACCGCGGTCATCCGCGTCGTGGGCGACCGGGGGGACAAGCACTTCAAGCAGAAGGGCAAGGCCCTCGGCATGCTCTGGATGAACCTCGCCACGGTGAGCATCGAGGACGTGCCGGGCGTGCTGCTCATCGGCCTGGACGCGAACTCCGCTCCGGATTGCGATGCCGATTGGGAAAAGGCCGGACTCGGATTCCAGTCCTTCGAGGGCGAAACCGACGCATCCATCTTCAAGGAGTTCCTGCACCTCAAGAAGAACGAGGGCCTCTACCAGGTCCAGCAGGGCGCCGTCACCTACGGCAAGGACGAGGACGGGCACCGCGACTTCGACGCCCGCATCACGCTGCCTTCGGCCCTGCGCAAGGGCGCTTATGAAATCGAGCTCTTCGCGGTCCGCGACGGCAAGGTCGTGGCGAGCGCCACGGAAGAAATCCAGGCCGAACTGGTGGGCTTTCCGGCCCTGCTCTCGTCCCTGGCCTTCGGACACTCGCTGACCTACGGCATCATGGCGACCCTCATCGCCATCATGGCCGGATTGCTCATGACCGTGGTATTCAAGGACCGTGGAGGGGCGCACTAGCCAGGAGAAGAATGCCCATGTCGCTGAGCACGCACATACATTCGCTGCTGCGCAGGTGGCGGGGAGGGGACAAACCCTCCTTCGCCGACCTGTTCAGCCGTTTTCGGGAAATCCTGAAGCTGAACAACGCGGTGCTCACGGCAGTGGCCTCCATGAACAGCAAGCTCGGCGGCAGCTACATCTTCGACCGCCAGTACATCCGCAGCGCGAGCAGCGAGCTGGAAAACCTGGTCGGCAAGCTGATCTACGCCATGGACGGCCTGGCTCCGGGCAAATACCTCGGCCTGAACAAGTCCTTCCGGGCCATCTGCGGCAACATCGAGGCGGAAATCGCCGGAAGAACGGTGATTCCAGAAACCCCGATGGTGCTGCGCTACTCCCAGATCAAGCCCTCGGACCGGGAAGCCGTCGGCGCCAAGACCGCCCACCTGGCCGAACTCGGCAACACCCTCGGCCTGCGCACACCGCAGGGCATGGTCGCCACGGTGACGGCCTACCAGGCGTTCCTGGACCACAACCGCCTGCGCGAGCCCATCGCGGCCCTGACCTCGGACTGGCAGGACGGCAAGATGGACGCCCACTCCGCCTCGGAGCGCATCCAGGAGCTGATCCTGGCCGGAGAGCTGCCGCCCCGGCTGCGCCGGGCCTTGTCGCGCGGGGCCGAGGCGCTGCGCCTGGACCCGGACGACCCGGAAACCTTCTACGCCGTGCGCAGCAGCGCCTGGGGCGAGGACGGCGAGCATTCCTTCGCCGGGCAGTACCGCAGCGTGCTCGGCGTGACCCCGGACAAGCTCCACGACGCCTACCGAGAGGTTCTGGCCGGGGCCTATTCGGCCAGGGTCATGGAATACCGCCGCGACATGGGGTTCGCCGCGCACGAGGTCTTCATGGCCGTATCCTTCCAGGCCATGATCCCGGCCCGGTCCAGCGGCGTGGTCTACAGCCTGCCGCCCGAAGCCCCGGAGGAGCGCAACGTGGTCGTTGCCGGAACCTGGGGCCTGGGCGCGCCCCTGGTTTCGGGCGACGCGGCTGCGGATCGCTTCGTGGTCTCGCGCGAGCGGCCCCACAAGCAGGTGGCCATTTCCGTGGTGCGCAAGGAAAACGCCGAGCGCGTGGCTCCGGACGGCGGCGTGCACTCCGAGGCCGTGCCCGAGGAATTG from Paucidesulfovibrio longus DSM 6739 includes the following:
- a CDS encoding sulfite exporter TauE/SafE family protein, translated to MWHMYLPIAGNSVNVILIFALGGFVGLMSGIFGVGGGFLMTPLLIMFGIPPTVAAASDSNQIVGASTSGCLAHYRLGNVDFKMGLLLLVGGVVGGFGGVQAIKILKAMGNADFLINVTYVLMLGFVGSYMFIESLQGMRKTAQPAPTEAAPKKKSRYAAMLEKLPFQTDFQKSGVRLSLLMPLVLGGLVGVLAAIMGVGGGFIMVPVMVYLLRMPMHVVVGTSLFQILFTCINVTILQSYTNHTVDFVLALLLLLGSTIGAQFGTRISKHLKGEQLKILLATLVLAVMVKMLLNLLLTPDVLLAYTGGH
- a CDS encoding TIGR02186 family protein encodes the protein MKKTSLNIAALALALTLTLILSCGPLFAAQDSTLKLLSDKIDIGTNYNGTSLSMSGTIPEGGTAVIRVVGDRGDKHFKQKGKALGMLWMNLATVSIEDVPGVLLIGLDANSAPDCDADWEKAGLGFQSFEGETDASIFKEFLHLKKNEGLYQVQQGAVTYGKDEDGHRDFDARITLPSALRKGAYEIELFAVRDGKVVASATEEIQAELVGFPALLSSLAFGHSLTYGIMATLIAIMAGLLMTVVFKDRGGAH